Genomic DNA from Candidatus Zixiibacteriota bacterium:
GATGACAGTCCACGAGAGATTGAAATCGGTCGATGTTCCGGTTTCCACTTTTGAAAATGTGATGAAGCAGTTTGACCAGGCGGCAAGCAAGCTAAATATTGCCAAAGAACTGCTCGAATTTATCAAGTATCCGCGGCGCAGCACCATTGTCAAGCTTCCGGTGCAAATGGATGACGGCTCCTTTCGGATGTTCACCGGATACCGCGTGCAGCATTCGATTGTTCGCGGTCCCGCCAAAGGGGGGATTAGATTCCA
This window encodes:
- a CDS encoding Glu/Leu/Phe/Val dehydrogenase dimerization domain-containing protein, yielding MTVHERLKSVDVPVSTFENVMKQFDQAASKLNIAKELLEFIKYPRRSTIVKLPVQMDDGSFRMFTGYRVQHSIVRGPAKGGIRF